DNA from Gephyromycinifex aptenodytis:
TGGTGGAGTACCAGATGGTGCCGGCCTTCTCAGAGCCGCCGGAGGCGCCGGCCCCGTCAGCGCCGCCCTCGGCGTTACCGCAAGCGCTGGCGGTGAGGATGAGCGCACCGATCGAGAGGATGGACGCGATTTTCTTACTCATGGGAGTGCCTTTCATGGGGTTAAACGTGGAACCAGAGGCAAGTGGCGCATCAACGCCGCATAAGGCACCACGGGTATGCCTGGGGAGCGGCTGCCGCGTAGATTCGGCGTCGCAAAGATGAGGGAGGGGCCAGTTGTGGCCAGGGGTCGCCCAGCAGAGGTGATGACGGCAGTGCAGGGGCTCTCCGGCCGCGTCTGCACCGGATTGATCACACTGTGGTGAATAGCCCGTCGATGATGAGGTCGCAGCCCGAGGTATAGGTGGCAGCGTCCGAGAGCAAATACAAGACCGCCCCGCCGAGTTCTTCGGGGGTGCCCATCCGCTGGAAGGGAATGGCCTCGATCCACTGGCGTTTCCAGTCCTCGCGCACATCGCCGATCAGTTCAGTGGCGATGTAGCCGGGGCTGATGCTGTTGACACGGATGCCGTGTTGCGCCCATTCCACGCCCAACGATTTCGTCAGGTGCACAACAGCGGCTTTAGAGGCGTTGTAGGAGGCCTGAGCCTGCGGAATATTGACGATGGTGCCCGACATCGATGCAGTGTTGACGATGTTGCCGGGTTTGCCTGTAGCCACGAGGTAACGGGCGAAGGCTTGAGCGACGAAGAAGACGCCATTGAGGTTGACGTTGATGACCTTGAGCCACTCCTGCGGCGAGAGCTCCAGGGCCGGCTTGTGCAGCACAATTCCAGCGTTGTTGAAGAGGTGATCCAGGGTGCCCATCTTCTGCGCAGCCGCGTTCATGACCTCGGCGACCTGCTCGGGCTGGGTGACGTCACAAACATACGCAGCCGCCCGAACCCCGAAGTCTTCGGCGATCTGGGCTGCGGTCTGGGTGGATTCGGCAAGGTCAATGATGACGATGTCTGAACCGGCCTCGGCCAGGGTCCGGGCGACGGACTTGCCGATCCCCTGGTTGCCGCCGGTCACGACTGTCACTTTGCCCGTGAGGGTAAAGGGGTGCTGCGCCATCTGACTCTCCGTTCGCTCCATTGCGTCACGGCCGCGGATCGCGGCAGGGCAGTTCTATAAAGCGCATTAGCAAAACTGCTTGCGTGAACAGTAAGCAGCCGTTCTGGGCGGTGTCAAGGGTCCGCCCTTTGTGATGAGCGCCTCTGCACGCTCAGGGCGGGGCCCGATTGGCGCAGCGGGTAAGGGCGTGCCATGACGGCGTACTGCCCCCCGGACGGCCCGAGTCGATGCGATCAGAACGACCGCCACCTCGGGGCGCCAGGAACGAACAGCGCACCGGCGCAAAGGACTCCGCCCGCCGGAGCAGGCCCGCCGCCCAGGCCGCCTGACGCGCTTCCTGCAGCGGCGTGGCCCCCACCTCGCCGGCTAAGCCCGTAAAAAGTCGACACCGCTGCACACCCCTCTGGGATGTGCAGCGGTGTCAACGCGAACCGGTCAGCGCTCAACTAGCAGCGCCCGGATCGTGCAATGTTCAGCGTGAGTAGTCGTCCTCCAGGCGCTCGATGTCATCCTCGTCGAAATCGCCGAACCCGACTTCGAGGATGCGCCCAGCGACGGTTCCGCTGTTGCCCATCCGGTGCACCGCACCCAGCGGCACCCAGATCTGCTCGCCGCGCTCGGCCGTCCAGGTGCGCTCATCGACCGTGATGTCCAGCGGCGCATCGTCCAGGACTTGCCACATCTCGGCCCGGAACCGGTGCCGCTGAAGGGAGAGTCGCTGACCCGGCTCAACAGTGATGATCTTGACGGTCACCTTCTCGTTGGTGACGAAGCTCTGGAAGTTCCCCCAGGGCCGCTGTTCGATGAACACATCGTCGCGGCGGTCGTTGATCTCGTTCATGCTCACTCTCCTGGCAAGGCCCAGCGATCGTGACTGGGCGGCGGTCGTGGCGCGGCGAGCCGACACTCTCGCGCTGGTCTACGCCGTTGCCCCGGGTACAGCGAGATCGCCGACCCCCCCTTGGACAATCGACTCGGAGTCTATCGGGCATCAGCACCAGGAGCGAAACAGCTACCTGGAGGCCAACCCGGAAGCGATCTGCACCCTTCTCGTGTCCACATCGTCCACGACGCCACGCTGAGGGCGCTGTCTAACCGAATCCCGCGCAACGCCGTCGTGGAGGACCCCGGTCATCGGCCACGCCCACACCGTCTACGCCGTGGCCGAACCGGTCACCCGCACCGAGTACGCCCACCGCAAACCGCTGGCCTACGCCGCCGCCGAAGAGCTGCGCCGGATGCTCGACGGCGACAAGGCGCATTCGGGCCTCATCACGAAGAACCCGTGCCAGCAGTCCTGGGGCTGCATGTGGCTCACCGATGACCTCTACACCCTCGACGAGCTACGCGACGGCCGCGGCGAGCGTAGGTTCCTTCAGTGCGCGCCGAGGAACGTCGAGATGAGCGCGCGCACGTGAGCACGATGCGTCCACAACACTCCTCCCGGCGGCAAGATCTCCACGGCGGCGTTAGGAAACGCTGACGCGAGCTCCACCGCGATGCGGTGGGGGTGCGCCTCGTCGCCCTCTTGCCCAATGACGAGGACAGGTGCGCTGACGCGGGCGAGAACGCCGCGGTCACGCAGCGGCACCTGCGTCGGCAGATGCCGCAAGGCCCACGAGACCGGAGTGCCCGCCAACACCCGCGCCTGCTGCCGGACCCACGCCTGCACATCCGGTCGAGCCGCTACATGCTCCGGCTGCTCAGCGCTGAGCAGGTCAGCCACGGCTTCCTCATCACCACAGTCCACATAATCAGCCATCTGCACCAAGCGTTCGAGCGCCCCATCAGTGCGTGGACGGTCGATGAGGGCCGGCAGGAGGAAGACGCAACGCTCGAACCGCTGCGGCTCCTCGGCGAGCAGTGCACACAACGCACCCGCCCCCATACTCACCCCGAGCGCGCGATCCGCTCCGACATGGTCGGCCACGGCGCCCAACTCTCTGGCCAGCGCCGCGTAGGTCCAGTCGTCCTCGGGAGCGTGCGAGGCGCCATGTCCCCGGAAGTGAAAGAACGTGCGCGACCCGGGCACCCCCGAACCGAAGGGACGGGTGGTCGGGATGGATCCGGCCAAGCCGTGCCCGAAGACGGTGTGCGGCAGACCGCTGCCGACGGTGAGGTATTCCAGCGAACCTGCTGAACTCTCCAGCAGCCGAAGCCGACTCACCAGGAGCCGTGTGGGCCGGAGCCACCCATGCGCTTCTGGTTCTTGCGTTTGGTGTACGGGGCCAGGGCCGGGCGGACATCGGCCATGTAGACCCCCGAGGCGACCACGGCGATCAGCCCGAAGAAGGAGAGCACATTGGTCACCGAGATGATGAGAACCGCCAGGCTGACCCCCAGCAGCACCAACCAGAACGTCTTGGTGCGTTTGCCCTCGACGGCGTACGCCTGGGGGTCATGGCGAAGGGCGTCAACGAACGCGAAGGCCCCGAGCCCCAGCGCAGCCACGCCCAGGGCGAGTACGAGGAACGACTGAACGGTGTAGAGCACACTCATGGGCTCCACAGTACGGGGCCAGGATGGGGACGACCTAGACGTCGACCAGCACCGTCACCGGGCCGTCGCCCACCAGGTGTACTCGCATGTCCGCCCCGAAGGAGCCGGTGGCCACCTCGATCCCCCGCTCCCGCAGGCCTTGGGCGACCCCTGCCACCAGCGGCTCGGCCACCTGCCCGGGGGCCGCGTCGCTCCATGAGGGGCGTCGACCCTTCTTCGTGCGGCCGTACAGCGTGAACTGGCTGACGACCAGCACCCCAGCGCCGGCTTCCAGCACGGACTGCTCGTCGCGCAGGATCCGTAACTCCGCAATCTTGCGCACCATCGCGGCTACCTGCTCAGGCCCGTCGTCGTGGGTGGCCGCAACCAGAGCCACCAGGCCGGGGCCCTCGATTCGGCCCACCACCTCACCAGCGACATCGACATGCGCCCCGTCCACCCGCTGCAGCACCGCTCTCATAGAGCACACCTTCGACATGTTTTCCCCTCGACGCAAGCACCTGCCCCTTGGCGCTCGCCCTCACCTGCGCACTGCACTCCTGCCCCGGACGCGTCGAGGCCGCCCCGCGTCCAGCGCAGGGCGGCCTCGATGCTGGGTCCAGAGCTCAGGACTGCTGGTCCGAGTCCTTCTCGGCGTGCTGCTCGATGGGGCTCGGTTGCGGGTCGCCGAAGGCAGAGCCTTCCACCAAGTCCTCGATCACCGAGGGCATGCTCGGGGTAGCGGCCACCGCAGCCGCTTTTGCCACAGTGGTCGTCGCGGGCGCCTTGCGCGGCGCGGACTTCTTGGCCGCGGACTTACGCACGGCCGCCTTCTTAGCTGCGCCCTTCTTCACCTGCGACTGTCCATCCTCAGACGCGGTGACGCTTGCCGACTTCTTGGCCGCGCTCTTTCGGGCGCTCTGGGTGGCTGCGGTCCCGCCCGCCTCGACACCCGAGGACGGGGAGTTGGTGCTCTCCTCGGGGGCGGTGGGGTTCGTCGAACGCACGGCCGGGTCGCTGGTGGCCGGAAGGCGACGTGGACGACGAGGGCGGGTCGGCAGCGAGGATTTCGAATCCGAGGTGTCCTGGGCACCGGAGCGGTCGCTCCGGGTCGGGATCGGCCCCGGGTGGGTCACCGCATCGACGACGTTCTCTGCCTCTTCGCGGACACTGCGCAGCGTCGTGCTGGCCCGGGTGACCGTAGTCCCAGCCTGACGGGCCAGGCGGCGAGCCGCACGTTCTTTCTTGGCCGTCTCGGCATCGACCGGACCGGAGCCCCGACCACCCAGCAGGCGCGCCGGAGAAACCACCTCGCGAACCGTCTTCTGGCCGTGCTTGGTGAACTCCTCATACTGAGCCTGTCCGACGTCGAGGAGGGAACGTGCCCCGTTCACGGCCAGGGAGGGCACCGCGACGACCCCTCGGACCACGTTGGCCAGATCGGCGACGGGTGAGTTACTCGGGTCGGCATCTTTAGCGCCCAGGTCCCGGAGGGCCTCGACGGCGCGGTCGGTCACCCCGACTGCCGCGTAGAACGGCGCGAGGCGCGGCTGGCCGGAACGCTTGGAGGACTTGATGAGGGGCATGGGTCGTCTCCTGACTCGTGGTCGGCGGGCACCTGCTCGGCATCCACGCCCGGGTCTAACGCTGACTCCAGCTCCATCGCGTCTGCGGGGACGAAGGAGTCGTACAGATCGATCATCAGGCGCCGCTGCCGTTCGGTGAGGAAAACGTCGTTCTTCAACGCTTGCCGAACGTCGAGACCGGCAGCCTCGGACGTGCCATCGAGCAGGCCTGCCCGGACGTACAAACTCTCAGCTGAAATCTGCAAACCTTTGGCGAGCGCTTGCAGGATCTCGGCGCTGGGCTTTTTGAGCCCCCGCTCGATCTGGGAGAGGTAGGGGTTGCTGACCCCTGCCATGGCCGACAACTGCCGCACGGACAACTGGGCATGCTCGCGTTGCTCTCGGAGGTACTCCCCCAGTTCGCGCATGCCTGGTAGCGGCGGAGTTAGACGGGACACACCCCTAGTGTGCTTGCTGTAGTTAGCGCCCGGCAACCGGGAAGGCCCGCGGGGCTACGTGAGATGGCACACCGCAGCCCATAGGCGGCCAGGCCCAGGCCGTTACGGCGCCACGATGACGGTCTGCGCCACCGCCACACCCTGGGCATCTAAGGTCTGCTCCAGCGGCAGCGACCGCTTGACCACCGCCAGCGCGACCGGTCCTTCTTCAAAGTGCCTGGCCACGCTGGTGAGGCGCCCTACCGCGCGCTCGCCGGCGACCAGGGGCGTGCCCGGATCGGGCAGCACGTGCCCCGAGCCGTCGAGGTGGGCGAAGACGATGCGGCGAGGCGGTCGACCCAGGTTGTGCACCCGAGCGATGGTCTCCTGCCCGCGATAACAGCCTTTGTGCAGGTGGACCGCTGTTCGCAGCCAATCCACCTCGTGCGGGATCGTCCGGTGATCAGTCTCCAGACCCAGGCGTGGGCGCCAGGCCATGACCCGCTCCGCGTCGGCAGCCCACAGCCCCGCGAGGTGGCGGTCACCGACGGCATCGACGAGGTCGGCGCGGGGAACGATGAGTTCGCGCCAGGCGCGGCCTGCAGCAGGGTGTTCCGCGGGGCCGTACAACGCGGTGTCGCCCACAGGGCCGGGCCAAGGATCCACCCAGGCCAGCGGCTCGGAACCGATGGAGTGTGCACCGATCGGCTCCCCGAGAACCGCGTAGGAGTCCGAGACGTCGCTCACCTCGACTCGCAGCATGAACCGCATCCGGTTCAGCCAGTCAACGAGAGCCGGGGCGGTGCCGGGTTCGAGGGTGATCCAGGCGCGCTCCCCGTCATCGACGATGTGCAGGGCATGCTCGATATGACCCTTGGGACTGAGCACCAGGGATTCCACACCGACCCGGGGGGTGAGGTCGGTGAGGTGCTGGGTGGTCAAAGAGTGCAGCCACGAGAGCCGGTCCGGGCCGGACACGGTGATCACCGGGCGGTGCGACAGGTCGACGACTGCCAACCCCTCGCCAAGCAGGCGCTGTTCACGCATCGGGTCGCCGTAGTGCGCAGCGACGGCGGCGTCAACGCCCGCGCCGGGCACTGCGCCTGGCCGGGAGAGCAGGGCCGAGGGAGCAACAACTGAGGCTGGGTCCACTCGCCCACAGTACCCGGCGACCCTGCGCCCATTTCCGCTCCTCCATCATACCCCCAGGGGTATGATGGAGGCATCGTCTAGAGGAAGGTGCCCCATGCGCATCATCATCGTCGGCGGCGTCGCCGGAGGAATGTCGGCAGCCACGCGGCTACGCAGGTTGATGGAGGACGCCGAGATCCTCGTTCTCGAACGCAGCGGCTACGTGAGCTTCGCCAACTGCGGCCTGCCGTACTACGTGGGCGGCGTCATCGAGAAGCGGGCATCGCTGCTGCTGCAGACGCCGGAGTCGCTGCATGCCCGGTTCCGGCTCGACGTGCGGGTGCGGCACGAGGTGACCGCCATCGACACCGCCGCCAAGACGGTGACGGTGCGCGACCTGGAGGCAGGCACGCAGTCCTGCGAAAGCTACGACCACCTCATCCTGAGCATGGGAGCTTCCCCCGTCATCCCGCCGATCCCCGGCATCGAACGCGCGCTGACCCTGCGCGATGTCGGCGACGTCGACCGGATGGCGGCGGCCACCGACCAGGCGCTGGCTGCAGGAAAGAGTGCCGTGGTGATCGGCGGCGGCTTCATCGGCGTCGAAGTGGCCGAGAACCTCGCCGAACGTGGCCTGCAGGTCACCCTGGTCGAACTCGCCGACCAGGTTCTGCCGCCGCTAGATCCCGAACTTGCCTCCTTCGTCGCCGACGAACTGCTCAAGAACGGGGTCTCGCTACGGCTGGCGACCCAGGTCAGCCAGATCGGCCAGACGAGCGTGACCTTGTCCTCCCAAGAGTCGATCCCGGCAGACATCGTGGTGGCCTCGATCGGGGTGCGACCTGAGACGAGGCTGGCCGAGCAGGCCGGCATCACGATCGGCAGCCGCGGCGGAGTCGTCGTGGACGATTCGCTGCGCACCAGTGCCCCCGAGGTGTACGCGGTCGGCGACATGGTGGAAAAGCTCGACCCTCTCAGCGGCGCAGCGACCTTGGTGCCGCTGGCCAATATCGCCAACCGGCAGGGCCGCCGGGTGGCCGACGTCATCGCCGGCCGAGAGCCTGCTCCCGGAACGGCGCAGGCCTACGGAACCGCCGTGGTGAAGGTCTTCGGCCTCACCGCGGCCTCGACCGGCGCCAACGCCAAGCGGCTGCGCGCTCAAGACCGACGCTTCGTGGCGATCCACACCCACCCGGTCGACCACGCCGGGTACTACCCCGGCGCGAGCCAGATGCACCTGACGTTGCTGTTCGATCCCGACAGCGGTGAGATCCTGGGCGCTCAAGGAGTTGGTCCGGCAGGAGTGGAACGGCGTATCGACGTCATCGCCACCGCCATGGCCGGCAAGCTCGGCGCCGCCGACCTGATCGACCTCGAGCTGGCCTATGCCCCGCCCTACGGCTCGGCCAAGGACCCGATCAACCAGCTCGGCTACCTGGCCGAGAACGTCCTGACCGGCGAGCAGGTCATCCAGTGGGACGAGCTTGGGGCCCGGGAACCGGCCGAGACGAACCTGCTGATCGACGTTCGCTCCCCGCAGGAGTTCGCCGCAGGCAGCATCCCCGGGGCACGCAACATCCCCGTCGATGAGCTGCGAGACCGTATCGATGAGATCCCGCCCGGGCCTCACACCGTGTTCTGCCAGGTGGGCCAGCGCGGTCACGTGGCGACCCGGCTGCTGGGCCAACTGAATCGGCAGGTCACCAACCTCACCGGCGGCTACCTGACCTGGAAGGCCGGTCAGCGCGCCCGCGAACTGAGCCACTGCGGGCAGGCCTGAACAGCAGCATCCGATGCATGGGTGCCGACCGCGTTCGTTGCGGTCGGCACCCAGGTGCATCTTTGTTGCCAACAGGCATGGCCTTGCTACCGATGCCGCCAGCCGCCTACCTCGCCCGGCCCCACCAGGTGTTTCCGCTACTCAGCCGATGCGTTTGAGCTGCGCAGAGATATGGCTCTGCAACGGCTGTCCCTCGGCGGCCATGTCCATAACCCACATGAGTTGGCTATCCACCAGCCCATACATTCGGCTGGCGGCGTTGTACTCCATAGCGGCGGGGCTGCGAATGACACCGTCGGTGCGCAGGTTGAGGATGGGGCGCTTTGCTTCGCGCTCACCGACATACATCTCAACGATGCCCGAGGGGTGGGCCAGGAGCAGCTCAACCTCGCCGTCGTCCAAGACGCGGAAGAAACCCAGCTCGGTGGCCAACGGCCGCACGATATCCCCGGCCTCACTCAGGATCCAGGTGCGACTTTGCACCTCCAGGAAGGGGCGCCCGTCGTGGGTGATCAGCAGCTCCTGCCCGATGTTGTGCGACTCGTGGTTGGGGTAGCCGACCACCCCTGCCCCCTCCCAGCGCCCGACGAGCCAGGCCAGCGGGGCGATCTTCGGGGAGAGGGTGACGTCGATCTCGAATGGCATAACTGTCCTTGCTGTTCGGAGGTTGCGCGCCGTCATCTCAGGGGCGCGTGAGTGAAGAGTGCCAGGGCGTAGGCCACGGCCCCAGTGCACAAGACGGAACTAGCAGCCGAAGCGAACTGAGCGCGCCGACCCCACAGCGAGGGAAGCACGGACTGCACCTGGCGCAGCGCGTAGCTACTCGCTGCCGCCACCGCACCCGCCGCTGCAGCGGCCAGCAACGACAGCTCCGGGCGGTCCATCAGAACCACCGCCGCGACCGCGACCACCGCGCCCAGGACCACCGCCGAGCAGGCGCACAAGAGCGCGACCAGGCTGCGAGGGGTTCGCCCGAGCCCGACGTCAGCCAGGCTGGAGACCGCAGTAGCTGCCGCGACGGCAACCAACGCGGCCCTGCCGTGAGCGCTGGAAGCCGCGGGCAGCATGCACACCGCTGAACTGAGCAGTGCCACACCGGAGGCGCTGGCAGAGACCGACTCCACCAGCCTCGGGCGGGCATCCCTACGGTTGAGCTGGTGCAGGAAAGTGACGAGCATGGCCAGGGCCACCGCGGCCGGTAGCCACGCCAAGGTCGCGCTCGGCGCCAGAACCCCCGGCACGAGGATGATCACCGCAGAAAGCAACTGCACCGTGGTCGTCGAGCGCGGGCTGGGCAGGCGCAGCAGCGGAACCCAACCGAAAGCCAGCAGCACCATGGGCAGGGCCAGCGCTGCCACGACCGCCCAGATATGGCCGGACAGACCCGCCACCATGATCAGCACAGCCAGCACCGAGGCCGTGAAGGACACGGCTGGGCGCCACGGACGCCGTGGCGGCCGGGGGCGTCTCGGATCGTTGCCGGGGCCCGGGGCGTTCTGGCGATCCAGCGAAGGCGAAGGCACGTTCGCCATCCTGTCAGCCCCCCGCGAAAGGCGGGAGGATCTCCACGCTCGAGCCGGCGTTCACGATCACATCAGGCTCGGATTGCACGCCGTCCACAAGCACGGAGGCGACCTGGAGCACCCGCTCAAGCTCGCTATGGCGCAGCGCCAGCGCAGCGAGCAGGTCGCCCAGGCGCCCCGCTTCGACGGTTTCGGACTCCACGCCGGTGGCAGCCCGGGCGGCGGCCCAGTAGTGGACGGTGACAGTGGCAGGTTGACTCGACACGCCTCCCACCTTGGCAGGTGTGCTCCGCGGCCACCATTCCGGCCCCCGTATCCTGGGGGAATGTCGCAGGTGGTGCTCATGACCGCGACGCTGTCCGCAAGCGCCGAGGTGCTGCCGTCCCTGTCGTTGCTGCCCCATCGCGTTCGGGTCTTGCCGCTTGATGCCTCGGCGCTGGTGGATCCCGGCCCACTCGATGCGATTCTCATCGACGGCCGCAGCGAGTTGGCTGCTGCGCGCGGCGTGTGCCGAGTGCTGCCCTCAGTGACTGCTTCCCCGGTGATCCTGGTGTGCACCGAAGGCGGGCTCGCAGCGCTTTCCGCCGACTGGCCGGTGGCGGATGTACTCCTGCACACCGCCGGCCCTGCTGAGGTGGAGGCCCGGCTACGGTTGGCGATCACCCGGACGCACCAACGCAACGACGACGAACCTGCCGCCACCGAGGGAGCGCTCGTCATCGACGAACATGCTTATGCCGCACGGCTGGCCGGAACCCCGCTCGATCTGACATATAAGGAGTTCGAGCTCCTCAAACACCTGGCGTCCCATCCCGGTCGGGTGTTCACTCGCGCGCAGTTGCTGGACGAAGTGTGGGGTTACGGCTACTTCGGCGGCACCCGTACCGTCGATGTCCATGTGCGGCGGCTGCGGGCCAAGCTCGGCCCGGAACACGACGCATTGATCGCCACCGTACGCAACGTCGGCTACCGCTACTCCCCACCCAGCCCGACCCCCTGAACTGCCCGCGTGCATGGTCCAATGACGGCATGGCGCTCAGAATCACCGCTCAGTTGTCCACCGCGCTCGCTGGCGCCGTCCGGGAACTCGTGACGCGCACCCAGGAGGCTGACGGCGTCTCGCCGGTATCGGAGCAAACCTTGCTGGGGCTGCACTCCCCGGGAGCCGGCACGCATTTCCTGAGCCAGGACGGCGAGGAACTACGTGGCTATGGCTTTCTCGAAGACGGCGGGCAGGCGCATCCGAGCGCGGAGTTCTTCATCGCTGCGGGCGCCAGGCGGGCAGGACGGGGGCAGGAACTCCTGGAGGCCATCTGCGAGCAGGAGCCGACCGTACGCATCTGGGCGCACGCGAACCTGCCGGGGG
Protein-coding regions in this window:
- a CDS encoding FAD-dependent oxidoreductase — encoded protein: MRIIIVGGVAGGMSAATRLRRLMEDAEILVLERSGYVSFANCGLPYYVGGVIEKRASLLLQTPESLHARFRLDVRVRHEVTAIDTAAKTVTVRDLEAGTQSCESYDHLILSMGASPVIPPIPGIERALTLRDVGDVDRMAAATDQALAAGKSAVVIGGGFIGVEVAENLAERGLQVTLVELADQVLPPLDPELASFVADELLKNGVSLRLATQVSQIGQTSVTLSSQESIPADIVVASIGVRPETRLAEQAGITIGSRGGVVVDDSLRTSAPEVYAVGDMVEKLDPLSGAATLVPLANIANRQGRRVADVIAGREPAPGTAQAYGTAVVKVFGLTAASTGANAKRLRAQDRRFVAIHTHPVDHAGYYPGASQMHLTLLFDPDSGEILGAQGVGPAGVERRIDVIATAMAGKLGAADLIDLELAYAPPYGSAKDPINQLGYLAENVLTGEQVIQWDELGAREPAETNLLIDVRSPQEFAAGSIPGARNIPVDELRDRIDEIPPGPHTVFCQVGQRGHVATRLLGQLNRQVTNLTGGYLTWKAGQRARELSHCGQA
- a CDS encoding response regulator transcription factor, which translates into the protein MSQVVLMTATLSASAEVLPSLSLLPHRVRVLPLDASALVDPGPLDAILIDGRSELAAARGVCRVLPSVTASPVILVCTEGGLAALSADWPVADVLLHTAGPAEVEARLRLAITRTHQRNDDEPAATEGALVIDEHAYAARLAGTPLDLTYKEFELLKHLASHPGRVFTRAQLLDEVWGYGYFGGTRTVDVHVRRLRAKLGPEHDALIATVRNVGYRYSPPSPTP
- the ygfZ gene encoding CAF17-like 4Fe-4S cluster assembly/insertion protein YgfZ yields the protein MDPASVVAPSALLSRPGAVPGAGVDAAVAAHYGDPMREQRLLGEGLAVVDLSHRPVITVSGPDRLSWLHSLTTQHLTDLTPRVGVESLVLSPKGHIEHALHIVDDGERAWITLEPGTAPALVDWLNRMRFMLRVEVSDVSDSYAVLGEPIGAHSIGSEPLAWVDPWPGPVGDTALYGPAEHPAAGRAWRELIVPRADLVDAVGDRHLAGLWAADAERVMAWRPRLGLETDHRTIPHEVDWLRTAVHLHKGCYRGQETIARVHNLGRPPRRIVFAHLDGSGHVLPDPGTPLVAGERAVGRLTSVARHFEEGPVALAVVKRSLPLEQTLDAQGVAVAQTVIVAP
- a CDS encoding SDR family oxidoreductase; translation: MTGGNQGIGKSVARTLAEAGSDIVIIDLAESTQTAAQIAEDFGVRAAAYVCDVTQPEQVAEVMNAAAQKMGTLDHLFNNAGIVLHKPALELSPQEWLKVINVNLNGVFFVAQAFARYLVATGKPGNIVNTASMSGTIVNIPQAQASYNASKAAVVHLTKSLGVEWAQHGIRVNSISPGYIATELIGDVREDWKRQWIEAIPFQRMGTPEELGGAVLYLLSDAATYTSGCDLIIDGLFTTV
- the dtd gene encoding D-aminoacyl-tRNA deacylase; protein product: MRAVLQRVDGAHVDVAGEVVGRIEGPGLVALVAATHDDGPEQVAAMVRKIAELRILRDEQSVLEAGAGVLVVSQFTLYGRTKKGRRPSWSDAAPGQVAEPLVAGVAQGLRERGIEVATGSFGADMRVHLVGDGPVTVLVDV
- a CDS encoding helix-turn-helix domain-containing protein; amino-acid sequence: MSRLTPPLPGMRELGEYLREQREHAQLSVRQLSAMAGVSNPYLSQIERGLKKPSAEILQALAKGLQISAESLYVRAGLLDGTSEAAGLDVRQALKNDVFLTERQRRLMIDLYDSFVPADAMELESALDPGVDAEQVPADHESGDDPCPSSSPPSVPASRASRRSTRQSG
- a CDS encoding FABP family protein, whose protein sequence is MPFEIDVTLSPKIAPLAWLVGRWEGAGVVGYPNHESHNIGQELLITHDGRPFLEVQSRTWILSEAGDIVRPLATELGFFRVLDDGEVELLLAHPSGIVEMYVGEREAKRPILNLRTDGVIRSPAAMEYNAASRMYGLVDSQLMWVMDMAAEGQPLQSHISAQLKRIG
- a CDS encoding alpha/beta fold hydrolase; protein product: MSRLRLLESSAGSLEYLTVGSGLPHTVFGHGLAGSIPTTRPFGSGVPGSRTFFHFRGHGASHAPEDDWTYAALARELGAVADHVGADRALGVSMGAGALCALLAEEPQRFERCVFLLPALIDRPRTDGALERLVQMADYVDCGDEEAVADLLSAEQPEHVAARPDVQAWVRQQARVLAGTPVSWALRHLPTQVPLRDRGVLARVSAPVLVIGQEGDEAHPHRIAVELASAFPNAAVEILPPGGVLWTHRAHVRALISTFLGAH
- a CDS encoding replication initiation protein; its protein translation is MGHAHTVYAVAEPVTRTEYAHRKPLAYAAAEELRRMLDGDKAHSGLITKNPCQQSWGCMWLTDDLYTLDELRDGRGERRFLQCAPRNVEMSART
- a CDS encoding phosphomannose isomerase type II C-terminal cupin domain, whose amino-acid sequence is MNEINDRRDDVFIEQRPWGNFQSFVTNEKVTVKIITVEPGQRLSLQRHRFRAEMWQVLDDAPLDITVDERTWTAERGEQIWVPLGAVHRMGNSGTVAGRILEVGFGDFDEDDIERLEDDYSR
- a CDS encoding DUF2516 family protein: MSVLYTVQSFLVLALGVAALGLGAFAFVDALRHDPQAYAVEGKRTKTFWLVLLGVSLAVLIISVTNVLSFFGLIAVVASGVYMADVRPALAPYTKRKNQKRMGGSGPHGSW
- a CDS encoding MoaD/ThiS family protein — its product is MSSQPATVTVHYWAAARAATGVESETVEAGRLGDLLAALALRHSELERVLQVASVLVDGVQSEPDVIVNAGSSVEILPPFAGG